The genomic window AACTGCTGGCAGACCAGCGAAACCCCTACAGAAATGGGTGGGAACCGATGAGCACCGAGATGCTGTCCGAAGATGAGGTCGAGATCGTCCGCCTGGTGCGGGAGTTCGTCACCGAGCAGGTCAAGCCCGTCGCCAGCGAGCTCGAGCACGCCAACACCTACCCCGAGGAGCTCATCGAGGCGATGAAGCAGATGGGGATCTTCGGCCTGGCGATCCCGGAGCCGTGGGGCGAGGCGCAGGTCAGCCTGCCGGCCTACTGCCTGGTCACCGAGGAGCTGGCCCGCGGCTGGATGTCCCTGGCCGGCGCGATGGGCGGGCACACCGTCGTCGCCAAGCTGATCCTGGCCTATGGCACGCAGGAGCAGAAGGACACCTACCTGCCGCGGATGGCGACCGGTGAACTGCGCGCCACCATGGCGCTGACCGAGCCCGGCGGCGGCTCGGACCTGCAGGCGATGCGCACCACGGCCAAGGTCGACGGCGACGACTATGTCGTCAACGGCTCCAAGACCTGGATCACCAACGCCCGCAAGGCCGAGCTGATCGCGCTGATGGTCAAGACCGACCCGGAGGCCGAGCCGCGACACAAGGGCGTCTCGATCCTGCTGGTGGAGAAGGAGGGTGAGGACGGCCTCGACGGCTTCCACCTCTCCCGCGACCTGCCCAAGCTGGGCTACAAGGGCGTGGAGTCCTGCGAGATCGCCTTCGACGGCATGCGGGTTCCGCGCACGGCCCTGCTCGGCGAGACCGAGGGCGTCGGCTTCGCCCAGATGATGAAGGGCCTGGAGGTCGGCCGCCTGCAGGTCGCCTCCCGCGCGCTCGGCGTCGGACGGGCCGCCCTGGAGGACTCGTTGCAGTACTCCCAGGAGCGTGAGTCCTTCGGCGTGCCGATCTGGAAGCACCAGTCGATCGGCAACTACCTGGCCGAGATGGCCACCAAGCTCGTCGCCGCCCGGCAGCTGACGCTGCACGCGGCACGCGCGTTCGACGCCGGGCAGCGCGCCGACATGGAGGCCGGCATGGCCAAGCTGTTCGCCTCCGAGGTCGGCATGGAGATCGCCCTGGACGCGATCCGGATCCACGGCGGCTACGGCTACTCCACCGAGTTCGACGTGGAGCGCTACTTCCGCGACGCGCCCCTCATGATCGTCGGCGAGGGCACCAACGAGATCCAGAAGAACGTCATCGCACGCCAGCTGGTCAAGCGCGGGAACGTGGACCCGGTATGACGGGAGTCCAGTCCGCGCGCTCGTTCCTGTTCGTCCCGGGCGACCGGCCCGAGCGGTTCGACAAGGCGATCGCCAGCGGCGCCGACGTGGTCATCATCGACCTGGAGGACGCGGTCGCACCCGAGGCCAAGGCGTCCGCCCGGGACGCCACGGTGGCCTGGCTGGCCGGCGGAGGCCGTGCGGCCGTGCGGGTCAACGCCGCCGACAGCCCCGAACACGAGGATGATGTGGCGGCCCTGGCCGGGATCGCCACTGCGGCAACAGACTCCGGGCTGGTCGCGATCGTGCTGCCGAAGGCCGACGACCCGGATCTCGCCAGCAGTGTGGCCAACCAGACCGGCGTGCCCGTCATCGCCCTGGTGGAGTCGGCGCTAGGCCTCGTCCGCGCCCACGAGATCGCTTCTGCGACCGGCGTTTCCCGTCTCGCCTTCGGGCACCTCGACTATGCCGTGGACCTTGGCAGCGGCAACGGCCGTGAGCCGATGCTGCACGCCCGCTCCACCCTCGTGCTGACTTCTCGCGCTGCGGGACTGCCCGGACCGATCGACGGCGTGACGACAGCGCTGGACGAGACCGAGGTGCTGACCGACGACCTGGCCTATGCCCGCGACCTCGGGCTGACCGGCAAGCTGCTGATCCACCCCAAGCAGGTGGAGCCCACCCACGCGGCCCACCGGCCCTCCGAGGAGGACGTCGCCTGGGCACAGCGGGTGATCGAGGCAGCAGCGTCCGGCGGTGCCGTCCGCGTCGACGGTGACATGGTCGACGCGCCGGTCGTGGCGCGCGCCGAAGACGTGTTGCGACGGAGGGAATCCTGATGACTGAGAGCGCCACCCGCACCGAGGTGATCTCCGCCGAACCGGTCGAGTCCCTCGCCGCTGTCCTTGAGACACCCGTGCCGTTCGAGGCGGGCTCACCCGTCCCGCCGCTGTGGCACTGGCTCTATCTGCTCGACCGCCGCCGCCAGTCCGACCTGGGCACCGACGGCCACCCGACCAGCGGCATCCCTGCCCCACCCGGCCCGGGGAGACGCAGGATGTTTGCGGGAGGGCGCGTGACGACATACGCACCGCTGGTCATCGGCGAGCCCGCGACCAAGGTGACCTCGATTGCCAAGACCGTCGAGAAGGAGGGTCGCACCGGTCCGCTGACCTTCGTCACGGTCCTGCAGGAGATCAGCCAGCGCGACCAGCTCGTCATCCGCGAGGAGCAGGACATCGTCTATCGCGCTCCCGGCACCGGTGCCCTGCCACCCGCCCCCGAGCCGCCCACGCCACCGGCCGGCCCGACGCTGCGCCTGGCGGTCGACGAACGGCTGCTGTTCCGCTTCAGCGCGCTGACCTACAACACGCACCGCATCCACTACGACCTCGGCTATGTGCCGACCGAGGGCTATGACGGCCTGGTCATCCACGGACCGCTGCAGGCCCTGCTGATGGGTGACCTGATGCGCCGCGAAGGCGTCGACCTGGTGGGGCAGACCTTCGGCTATCGCCTGGTCTCTCCCATGGTCGGCACGCAGACGCTGAGCATCGTGCCCGGTCAGGACGGCCTGGAGCGAGGCGCCGAGTCCCGCAGCGAGGCCGGGGCGATCTGCGCGACGAGCACCCTGACGACGGCGGGCGCGACCGTTGGCTGACGCGGTCCTGCTCGAGGTCGACGACCGTGGCGTCGCGACGGTCACGCTGAACCGGCCCGAGGTCAACAACGCCTATGACGAGGCGATGCTGCTCGGCGTCCACGCGGCTGTCGACGCGGCCGAGGCGTCGCTGGCGACAGACTCCCCCGTGCGCTGCGTCGTGCTCCGTGGCAACGGACGGCACTTCCAGGCAGGTGCCGACCTGCACTGGCTCAACGCGGTGCGCACCGGCAGCCGAGGACAATTTCGCAGCCTCCGAGCTGACGGGCAGCGCCGTGCGCCGGCTCAGCCAACTGGACGTGCCGGTGCTCGCTCTCGTGCAGGGTGCCTGCTTCGGCGGGGGCACCGGTGTCCTGGCCGCTGCGGACGTCGTCCTGTGCGGCGAGGACTCCGTCTTCTCCATCGCGGAGGTCCGGTGGGGTCTGCACGCCTCGATCATCCTGCCCCAGCTGGCTGACGCGATCGGAGCGCGGCAGGTGCGGCGCTATGCCCTCACCGGCGAGCGCTTCGACGCCGCCGAGGCGCAGCGGATCGGGCTCGTGCACGACGTCGTGCCCCGCGACGCACTCGAGGAGCGGGGCGCCGCCGTGGTCGAGGCGATCCTGGCCAGCGGGCCGGGTGCGGTCCGCACGACCAAGCGGATCGCGCGTGCCCTGTCCTGGACGGCTGTGGATGACACCGAGTTCACCGACCTGGTGGCCGAGCACAGCGCCGCCCGTCAGTCGCCCGAGGCGGCCGAAGGCCTGGCGGCCTTTGCCGAGAAGCGGTCGCCGTCCTGGAGGAGCTGAGCTGAGCGGGTTGAGCATGCTGGCCGGGATCAGGGTCGTCTCGATGGAGCAGTTCATCGCCGGCCCCTACTGCTCCTCCCTGCTGTCGGACGCCGGCGCCGAGGTCATCAAGGTCGAGCGTCCCGGCACCGGCGAGCCGCGGCGGACCTATCAACCGCGCCTGGGGCACGAGGACGACTACGTTAGTGGCGGCTTCGCGTCATACAACCGGGGCAAGCGGTCCGTCGAGATCGACCTGAGCGCCGAGGAGGGCCGCGAGTCGCTGCTCGGTCTGCTCGCCGAGGCAGACGTCTTCCTCTGCAACAACCGGCCTGGGTCGCTGGAGCGGCTGGGCCTGGGCGTCCCGCAGCTGCGCGAGCGCTTCCCCCAGTTGGTGATCTGCGAGATCACCGGGTTCGGGGTCTCCGGCGGGCCGTATGCCGAGTGGCCGGCCTTCGACTCGGTCATCCAGGCGATGAGTGGGCTGAGCAGCCTGCTCGGCACCGCCCCGGAGGAGCCACCGCTGCTCGCGCCGATGGGGACCATGGACCTGCTCACCGGGGTCTATGCCTGCCTCGGCATCCTCACCGCTCTCGTGCACCGCAGCCGGACCGGTGAGGGCACGCACGTGGACGCGGCGATGTATGACATCGGTGCCGCGTTCCTCGAGCGCCCCCTGACCCTGCACGAGTTCACCGGTGAGGTGCCGACCCGCGGGATCGACCGGTTCAGTCCCGTCGGCGCTTTCCGGGCCGGCGACGGCGGCTGGATCTCGATCGTCATCCCCACCGACGAGATGTGGCAGCGCTGCTGCGCCGCGATGGGCCGGCCTGACCTGGTCGAGGACCCGGCGCTCGACACCGTGCTGAAGCGGGCCGAGCGGATGCCGGACCTGGTGCTGCCCGCGCTCGAGGAGTGGGCTGCAGGCATGAGCCAGCATGAGGCGGTGGAGTCGCTGCGCAGCGCCGGGCAGCCCGCCGGGGCGGTGCAGACGATCGCGGACGTCCGCGAATGCCCGCAGCTGGCGCACCGCGGGCTCTTCGTGCCGATGCAGGACGAGCGCCTGGTGCGTGAAGTCGGCACCCATCCGGCCCTGCCTCGGCTGCCGCTGCTCTTCAACGGTGAGGCGGCCGACCCCGGCATCGTGCCGCGCCTCGGCGAGGGCAACGGGCTGCTGAACCCGCCGCCCGTTGCGGGTCGATGGGAAGACGCCGACTGATCCCTCGAGCGAGCCTGAGTCCCGGTCAGTCCTTAAGGAGGCATGGTGACCGGATGTCCACAGCCTCGTCCGCGAGTGGCGAGGAGGTCTGCGTCGACGGTATGCATCGTTGCTTGAGGTCGCGCTGAAGGCACTGCTCCGTGAGCACCGAGAGGCAGAGGTCGACCGGGCCGACGTGCGCGCCTACGGAGAGCAGCCGGTCGAGCTCCCTGATGAGTGGGGCGACGTGGCGTCCTTCCTCGATGCTGCTGGCAAGCTCTGACGTGCAGTTGCCCGCTCGAGGTGACCCCGCGAGCCACTCACCACGGGTGCGCCGGGCGTAGGCTTCAGGCATGAGTCAGCCGCAGGAGGTCCCGATCCGGGACGAGTCGATCCGCCTCGGCCAGCTGCTCAAGCTGGCCGGTGTCGTGCAGGACGGCGCCATGGCTCGCATGGTCATCGAGAACGGTGAGGTCACCGTCGACGGGGAGACCGTGATGCGCCGCGGGGTCCAGGTCCGTCCTGGGTCCGTCGTGAAGTATGCCGACGCTGACCTTCTGGTGACCACCGCGCAGTAGTGATCTTCCTGCCGGCGTAGGCAGTGCTTGTGTCGGCTGTCGGCTGTCGGCTGTCGGCGCTAGCGTTCGACCATGACACTCACTCTTGGCATGATCACCACCGATACCACCGACGCGGAGGCGCTGGCCGGCTGGTGGGCCGAGCAGACCGGAGCACAGATCGCCGAGACCAACGACGGCTGGTTCGTCATCGTCCGCGGCGGGACTCTGCCGGTCTGGATGGCCTTCCAGAAGGTCGATGGGGTGACGCCTGGCAAGAACCGGCTGCACCTGGATCTCACCGCCAGCGGCGACCTCGACGACGAGGTCGAGCGGCTGCTCGGCGCCGGCGCGACCCTCGTGGCCCGGCGCGGCGACGAAAACTTCCGATGGGTCACGCTGGCCGACCCGCAGGGCAACGAGTTCTGCGTCTCCGGCCCCCACGGGGGAGGGACCAGCTAGGGAGCAAATCCGCCACCGAAAAGTCTTGTGGCGTTGCGACGCACGGGCGTACATTTCGAGCGAAGGGACCCGCCCGCACCATCGGGTGAGGACCCACCCTCCACAGAGAGGCCTTGCGATGCCGTGTGATGCCAGCGGGATGGCCGAGATCCACCGCGCGTTCAAGGCCGCTTTCCGGGACGGGGTCGCGTTCGTCGAGGGGGTTGCCGACGGTGATGCTGCGCACGCCGAGGTGGTCGCCAAGCACCTCAACCTCTTCTCCGTCGCCCTCCACACCCACCACGAGTTCGAGGACCAGGATCTCTGGGGCAAGCTCCGGGACCGGGCCCCAGCCTGCGCGCTCCACGTGGACCGGATGCAGTCCCAGCATGCCGCGATGCTCGTGCAGCTCAACGCGCTGGACGCAGCTCTGCCGACCTGGCGGGCGTCCGGCTCGAGTGCTGCTGCCCAACCCGTCCTCTCGGCGCTGGCCGGCATCAACAGCGCGCTGGACGAGCACCTGCCAGACGAGGAGACAAAGATCGTCCCGCTGATGGAGGAGGTGCTCACTCAGCCGGAGGTCGACGCGGCCGCCGATCACGGACGCCGTGCGACGCCGAAGGGCCAGGCGTTCCCCATGCTAGGAGGCATTCTGGCGGCCCAGCCGGACGGCGGCACGGCGTTCATGCATAAAAACATCCCGCCACCCGTGCGCCTGGTCTGGCGCGCGATCGGCCGGCGCAAATACGAAGCCAACCGCCAGGCACTGTTGCACGGGCCGCGCTGAGCAATGACCTGGTCGGCGCGCTGCAGATCGGCCACCTGCCCCCACCGAGCACGCTCATCGCGATGCTAGCCCACCCACCTCGCGAGTCACGGTGTCCAGCAACTGCTCGGCGCCGGCCTCCCCATAGACGACCGCGGCGATCGCCTACGTGTCGAGGGCCAGCCTCATCCGGGAGCCTCGTGGCGTCATACCCGAGGAGTTCATCGAGGGGGCGGTCATCAAGGATCGGCCGGATGCGACCGCGGCGAATGATGTCCTGAAGTTCGTGGCTCACATCGCCCGCACCCGCGCGGGCCCGCTCGCGTTGCAACCGTTCCTCCACCGCGCGCCGAGTGGTTTGGGTGATGGTCTCACCGGTCAGCCTGGCGAGCTCCCGAACCAACCGGTCGGTGTCTGGATCTTTGATGTCGAGCGCATATATCCACCATATGAGGAAGAAAGGCAGATATCTCGGCAGATGTCTGTCCATGCCGCTCACCACATGGGCTTCACCGCACACCTCAGTGACCCTCAGGTCTGCCACGGTGGGAGTGTCGACTGGTTGGCCAGATAGAGTCATGGACTGCGGGGCACGGAGACGAGAGAGTGGGGTGCAGTCCATGGACACAGGCATGACAGCCGATCGACCGATCGTGACCTTCGTCTATGGCACGCGCCCCGAGGCGATCAAGTGCGCTCCCTTGGTGCTGGCGCTGCAGCAGGATCCAGACTTCCAGGTCCGCGTTGTCGTCACGGGCCAGCACCGGGAGATGCTGGACCAGGTCAACACCCTGTTCGGGATCGAGCCGGACGTCGACCTGGACATCCACCAGACGGGACAGACGTTGTCGGATGTGGCCGTCAGGACACTGCGTGGAGTCTCCGACGACCTGGCGGCCCATCGGCCAGCGGCCGTGGTGGTCCAGGGTGACACGTCCTCCGCCTTTGTGGCGGGGCTTGCCGCGTTCTATGCACAGGTGCCCGTCGTCCACCTGGAGGCAGGCCTGCGCACCGGCGATCTGGCGGCCCCGTTCCCCGAGGAGGGCAACCGGTCGCTGCTCACCAGGATCGCTGCGCTGCACCTCGCTCCCACTGCGGGCAACCGTGACAACCTGCTGCGTGAGGGCATCGACCCGGCCAAGATCGTCGTGACGGGAAACTCGGTGATCGATGCTCTGCACCACGCCGTCGCCGCTGATCACCCGTGGGAGAACGAGCAGCTGCGCGAGCTGTCCAGCACCGACCGGCCGCTCGTGCTCGTCACCGCGCACCGCCGCGAGTCCTGGGGTGAGCCGATGGAGGCGATCGGCCGCGCAGTCGCCACGGTCGCCGTCCGGCACCCCGGCCACGACGTCGCCCTGCCCGCCCACGCGAACCCTCGAGTGCGCGAAGTTCTCGTCCGGCACCTGGGCCACCTGCCTAACGTCCACATCGTCGACTCCGCTGCCTATGGCGATTTCTGTCGCCTGCTGCAGCGGGCCAGCGTGATCCTCACTGACAGTGGCGGCGTCCAGGAGGAGGGACCGGCGCTCGGCAAACCCGTGCTCGTGATGCGTTCGACGACAGAACGTCCCGAAGCCATGGAGTTCGGGACCGTGCGCCTCGTCGGTGTCGACGAGGCTCGGATCGTGGCGGAGGTGACGTCCTTGCTCACCGACCCCAGTGCTCGTGAGGCGATGTCGCAAGCGGTCAACCCCTATGGAGACGGAAGGGCCGCACCACGCGCGGTGGCTGCCCTGCGCCACTGGCTCGGCCTCGGCCCCCGCCCCCAGGACTTCATCCCACGGCGACCACAAACCAGGGTCGGCGACCTCGTTGACACTGCGCACGACACCAGGTGATCGTGCGACTCGCGCTGCGTGCCGTCGGCGACCTCACCCTGACGCTGGGAGCGGTGCTGTTGCTCTTCGTGGTGTGGCAGGGGTGGTGGACCGACGTCCAGGCCAATGCTAAATCCGACGAGCTGCTCATCGAGGCTCGCGCCGAGTTCATCGCACCTCCCGCCGATGACGCAGCCACAGAAGTCCGGGACACAGAGCCGACCGAGGTGGTCGAGCCGCCCGCCACGAGCTACGCCATCAACGACCCCATCGCCGTGATCTATCTGCCGACGATCGGGCAGGAGCGGGTCGTCAAGGAAGGGACGGACCGCGACGTTCTCAACCAGGGTGTCCTCGGGCACTACCCCGGCACCGGCGCCCCCGGGCAGGTGGGCAACTTCGCGCTGGCCGGGCACCGCACGACCTATGGACGCCCGCTGTGGGACCTGGCCGAGATGAAGGCGGGCGACCCGATCGTCGTCGAGACGGCGGCCGGCTACCACGTCTACTCCTTCGAGAAGCTGGAGGTGGTCGAGCCCAGCCGTTGGGAGGTGCTCGCCCCCGTCCCGGGTGCACCTGAGGCTGAGGCCTCACGTGCCTCGATGGTCCTGACCGCCTGCCACCCGAAGTTCAGTGCCGCAGAACGACTCGTGGGGTATGCCGTGCTCGACCGGTCGGTCCCTCGCTCGCAGGGGGCGCCCCCTGAGCTGTTGGCAGACGACCGCACGGAGGACAGCTGATGTATGCCTGGATCTGGCGCACTCTGCCGGGGCCCACGTGGCTGAAGCTCCTCCTCACGCTAGTGCTCGTGGCCATCGTGGTGGGGGTCCTGTTCGAGTGGGTCTTCCCCGTCGTGGCTCCGCACATGCCGTTCAACGACGGGACGATCGAGACGCAGAGCCCCTGACCCAACATTGCCCGGTGACCGAGGGGTCTCGGTCACCGGGCAATGTTTGTTCTGTGTCAGTGGCTGGTGGCTCGCCGGCGCTTGGTCGTCACGACCGCGACTCCGGTGCCGACCACGGCCAGCGTGCCCAGGGCGATCGGCAGACCGGCCAGCGGCACGGCCGGGACCAGCGCCAGGTCGGCGCTGGGTCCACAGGTCACGTTGGCCAGCTCGACGTTGGCCAGAGCGTCGCCGACGGCGTCGACGTCGATGGCAGTGACCGACAGACCTCCGTAGTAGCCAGGGTCAGTGCCTTCCGGATGATCCAGCGGGACCTGCTGGTTGAGGGTGACGCTGACTAGCGGGGAGAGCAGGGCCGAGACAGTTGGCGACACGAGGCTGAGGAGATCGGTGTTGGGCGCGACGGTGGTGTCCAGATCCACGATCACGTCAGGAATCAGCAGCGGCTGGTCGACGACTAGTCGGGCACCGACCAAGTTGGCTTGGCCAGAGCTCGTGCCGTCGGCCTGCGTCTCGCAGGTCGCCGTGATGGCGTCGGCCTCGATCCGTGCGCTGACCAGGCCGAGGACGTCCACAAGGTTGAGCACGACCGGGGCCGTTCCGGGAGTCGTGCAGTTGGCCGCGTCGCCGACATCAACGAGTCCGCCCTCACCGGTGACACCGGAGCAGGCGGCGCTCGTGCCGTCGTTGTTAGCCACGGCCACCTCACCCAGTGCCCCGGCGGTCAGGACGTCCTGACCGTTCAGCAGCGAGATCAGCGGCTGCTCAGACGCAGTGACGGTCTCAGTGCTGCCGTCGTTCTCGGCCGTCTCCGTCGTGGTGTCCACGACGACCGCGGGGTTGAGGACGCTCAGGTGCAGTGCTGTCGCACTGGCCTGGGTGGCAAACGGCGCTCCCATCGCAGCCGTCGCCGCGAGGATGGTCGCGGCGCCCCCTGCGGTCCCGGCGAGGGCGAGACGTCTAGTGGTCGAACGAACTCTTGCACTGCTCATGATTCTCCTTATCTGGTGAATGTTGCCGGTTCTGCTGCTGACGTCGCCAGCGACCCTGACGTGGACGGTGGGTGTGCTCGTCCCGCAGCGCGGGGAGCAGACCCCTTTGCGAGCCCCTGGTAGACCCTGTCGGTCTTGACCCAGTCGCTCTTGCTCCGCGCGATGCGGAACGCTGCCCGCCACACGGAGACGATCATCAAATAGCTGTAGATCCAGTACGCGAGGCCGAGGAGTAGCGCACGACCACGACCCGTCCCCGGTTCGGCCTTGATCCGATAGACGAGACCCCACACCGCCAGCGGACCGATCCCGAAGACGATGATCAACGGGATCAGGCCCCACGCCCCGCCGGCGAACCAGCCCGTCACACCGGCCGGCGTCATCACGGCATACCTGATGACGAATCCCCACGCGGCGACGTAGACCACGGAGCCCACGAGCTGAGTCCACGGAATGAGCAGGAAGTAGCAGATCTCAAGTGCTGCTGGCGTGCTCAGGTTGCGCGAGCGCAGCACCGCGCCCAGGTAGCGCAGGCACTCCATGCCACCCTGCGCCCATCTGGTCCGTTGCCGCACCAGCGCTCGCGCTGAGGGCAGGCCCTCCTGGGCCACCCAGACGTCATTGCAGTATTCGTTGCGTCGACCCACCAGCAGGACATGCAGCCCGAGCTCGAAGTCTTCAAGCAGGGAACCGTGCCAGGGCGTGCCGTGCTGCTCAGCGATGAGGTCAAGGACTGACAAGCGGCTGAACTGGCCGTTGCCGCCCATGCCAACCGAACCCAGGCTGCGGCGCAGATGCTGCATGGCGGCGATGACTGAGCGGAACTCCAGGTCCTGCAATGTCACCAGAAGGCGACCGAACCTGGTCACGGGCTCAGGATCGCCGGCGTCGATGCGGCCAGACTCTCCGCGGTTGACCATGCGGACCTGGAGCTGGGCCGCGCCCACCTGAGTGTCACCAAAAATGGTCGGCCCGCTCAGTGTTGCGAGCGCATCAGGGTCGAGAACACCATCCGCGTCAATGACGCCGACGACGACGCGTTCGGCCGCCTTCTCGTAGTCCTCGCCGTGCACCATCTCGAGGTGGCGGCGGATCGCACGCCATCCGGCGTTCAGGGCGGCACCCTTGCCCTGTCTGGCCTGCGGCGGCGTCCGGCGGACGACGTGGACGCGAAGGTCGGTCCGTGCGAGATCCTCAAGAATGGTGAGAGTGCCGTCCGAGGAGTCGTCGTCGATGGCCCAGACGTGCGCTGAAGGGTGCATCTCCCGCATGCGCGTGACCGTCCGGTGCACCACCCTCTCCTCGTCGAGGCAGGGGATCAGCACGTGCCACTCAAATGACTGGGGATCGCCTGCAGCGGTCTTCTGGTGCCGGAGGAACGGGAGCAGGATAGCCATGACGTAGCCGAGGAAAGTGATGCACAGAGCGAGGGCCATGAGGTCAACCCAGGGCCCTAGTCCTAGCGGGCTCATGCTCCCACCGCCGACATACGGGCCGGATCGCGCAGGATGAGGCGGACAAAGAGGAGCACAGCAGCAACGAAACCGATGGTGCTGATCGCTGACCCGAGAAAGACGTGGCTGAACTCATAGCCACGCTCAAATCCCATCGTCTTCATCATCGCGACAATGGTGGCAATCCGGAGCTGGTTGGCGATCATGAAGACGAGCACCAACGCACCAACACCCAGTGCGACTGACCGTAGGCGCAGCGGCCGCATCCACGCAGCTGCCGCAGACCCACCGAGGAAGAGCGCGGTCAAAGGAGCCACGCTGCAACCCACACTGAAGCCCACGCCCACCCAGCGACCATCAAGGGGGAAGATGACAGCCTGTCCCATGGCGTCCGCTCCGAGGCCGCCAAGGTTGAGAAGGGTGGCTTGGGCCAGCGCTTCGACGGAGCGCACACTTTGTCCCAGCAGGAGCAGTGCCAGGGCCGCGACCAGCAGGAAGACCGCGATAATCAGGGAGGGGCGCCGCTGCACCTGGCCATCGCTCGATGCCATCGGCGAGAAGGCGACCTTTCGGTGCCTACCCCGGTA from Ornithinimicrobium cryptoxanthini includes these protein-coding regions:
- a CDS encoding glycosyltransferase family 2 protein, coding for MALALCITFLGYVMAILLPFLRHQKTAAGDPQSFEWHVLIPCLDEERVVHRTVTRMREMHPSAHVWAIDDDSSDGTLTILEDLARTDLRVHVVRRTPPQARQGKGAALNAGWRAIRRHLEMVHGEDYEKAAERVVVGVIDADGVLDPDALATLSGPTIFGDTQVGAAQLQVRMVNRGESGRIDAGDPEPVTRFGRLLVTLQDLEFRSVIAAMQHLRRSLGSVGMGGNGQFSRLSVLDLIAEQHGTPWHGSLLEDFELGLHVLLVGRRNEYCNDVWVAQEGLPSARALVRQRTRWAQGGMECLRYLGAVLRSRNLSTPAALEICYFLLIPWTQLVGSVVYVAAWGFVIRYAVMTPAGVTGWFAGGAWGLIPLIIVFGIGPLAVWGLVYRIKAEPGTGRGRALLLGLAYWIYSYLMIVSVWRAAFRIARSKSDWVKTDRVYQGLAKGSAPRAAGRAHPPSTSGSLATSAAEPATFTR
- a CDS encoding exosortase/archaeosortase family protein, which gives rise to MASSDGQVQRRPSLIIAVFLLVAALALLLLGQSVRSVEALAQATLLNLGGLGADAMGQAVIFPLDGRWVGVGFSVGCSVAPLTALFLGGSAAAAWMRPLRLRSVALGVGALVLVFMIANQLRIATIVAMMKTMGFERGYEFSHVFLGSAISTIGFVAAVLLFVRLILRDPARMSAVGA